The proteins below come from a single Poecilia reticulata strain Guanapo linkage group LG5, Guppy_female_1.0+MT, whole genome shotgun sequence genomic window:
- the ora3.1 gene encoding uncharacterized protein ora3.1, producing MVERSTRHHSDIIIVNLAVSNLMVLLLRNVLLIFSDLGFKLYSSKGWCQFLMGVWVWLRSVNVWSTFFLSAFHLYTLKRVAPTIGHLQGPWSTYRTLLLSLAIMWILNLLYSIPAHIFSTSGNENTTETLMLVSSTTRPLLGCVWNFPSNYSGLAYATTSMAIHEIFPIILMAVTNMTSLYTLYTHGRSRSSVQDAPVLKRVPAERRAAKVILALVLLFIVSWGTSIISLNYFNYNRGSSAEFLLVIARFANIIFIAMSPVGLAIGHRRLRSCMKSSVSD from the exons ATGGTGGAGCGCAGCACGAGACATCACTCGGACATTATTATCGTTAATTTGGCCGTGTCCAACCTCATGGTTTTACTTTTGAGGAACGTGTTGCTTATCTTTTCGGACCTGGGCTTCAAG CTGTACTCCTCCAAAGGCTGGTGTCAGTTCCTGATGGGAGTCTGGGTCTGGTTGCGGTCGGTCAACGTGTGGTCAACGTTCTTCCTCAGCGCGTTCCACCTCTACACTCTGAAGCGCGTGGCTCCGACTATTGGTCACCTCCAGGGGCCGTGGAGCACCTATAGGACCCTGCTGCTGAGCCTGGCCATCATGTGGATTTTAAACCTTCTTTACTCCATTCCTGCTCACATTTTCTCCACCAGTGGCAATGAAAACACCACAGAG ACTCTCATGTTGGTGAGCAGCACAACGCGCCCCCTGCTGGGCTGTGTGTGGAACTTTCCGTCAAACTACTCCGGCCTGGCCTACGCCACCACATCCATGGCGATCCATGAAATATTCCCAATCATCTTGATGGCGGTCACCAACATGACGTCTCTCTACACTCTCTACACCCACGGCCGGTCGAGGAGCTCTGTTCAGGACGCACCTGTTTTAAAACGAGTGCCAGCAGAGAGGCGAGCCGCCAAG gtGATTCTTGCTCTTGTCTTGCTTTTCATCGTATCTTGGGGAACCAGCATCATCTCCCTCAACTATTTCAACTACAACCGAGGCTCCTCAGCTGAGTTTCTGCTGGTCATCGCTCGCTTCGCAAACATAATCTTCATCGCCATGTCGCCGGTTGGTCTGGCAATCGGCCACCGCCGGCTTCGTTCGTGCATGAAGTCTTCTGTCTCTGACTGA